Genomic window (Gemmatimonadota bacterium):
GTGGATTTTCACCGCATTGATTTGACGCGCAAGATTGTGGTTGAGGTGCCCCTTCACGCTACGGGGTCGGCTGTTGGCGTGCGGATTGGCGAGGGGATTCTGGAACAGATGTTGCACGATCTCGAGGTCGAGTGCCTGCCCACAGAGATCCCCGATCATATTGAAATCGATGTGTCGGATTTGGATATCGGGGATTCGCTGCACGTTTCGGATATTGTCGTGGATGGCGATGATTTTTCTATTGTGACGGATAGCGACCGCACGATTTTTGCGGTGGCTGCGCCCTCGCTTGTTATTGAAGAGGAAGAGGAAGAGGCGGACGAAGAAGGATTGGTCGCTGAGGGCGAAGAAGGCGCTGAGGGCGAAGAAGGCGCAGAAATGCAGGAGCCAGAGCTTATTGAGCGCGGCAGACGCAGCCGCGATGACGAAGAAGGCGATGAGTCGTAGTGTAAAGGCGATTGTGGGGTTGGGCAATCCGGGCGCGCGCTATGCACAGACGCGCCACAATGTGGGGTTTTGGGTGGTTGATGCGCTGGGCAAAGGTGCACTATGGCATGCCTTTGAATTTTGTACGTGGTGCAGGTTTTCAGATGATCTGGTGCTGGTTAAGCCGCTGACGTATATGAATAAGAGCGGTTTGGGTGTGGCGGAAATTGTGCGGTGTTTTCAGGTTGCACGGGC
Coding sequences:
- a CDS encoding 50S ribosomal protein L25; amino-acid sequence: MSDQVSLNVDVRTEAGKKVAKKLRFRGQLPAVVYGEGAESVACSVDQRRLTDLLKAHGRNAIISLSAGDTSQSTIIKDIQYHPVRDEILHVDFHRIDLTRKIVVEVPLHATGSAVGVRIGEGILEQMLHDLEVECLPTEIPDHIEIDVSDLDIGDSLHVSDIVVDGDDFSIVTDSDRTIFAVAAPSLVIEEEEEEADEEGLVAEGEEGAEGEEGAEMQEPELIERGRRSRDDEEGDES